The Numida meleagris isolate 19003 breed g44 Domestic line chromosome 17, NumMel1.0, whole genome shotgun sequence genomic interval ATAGgccttttttatttaaacactgatttttttttttaatatatatatacacacacaagaCATATGTCTGCAAGGTTGCATGATATACACCAATTCCAAAATAAGGAAACAATCAAATGGTCCAGGTGTAGAATGCCATAGATTCTTTTTCCAATCACTTtaacaaagaaggaagaaagtgagAGACAGCTAGCAAGGAGGGGGGGAGAGAAGTAATGCTCTACAGGATAGCTCTCTCTTTCATCTGCTGGAAAATTAAAGTGTAAGGCAGAGTTTgtctcagaaataaaacatttgtaaCATTTAGTACAAAAAAGGCACCCTCCAACAAAAGACTGCCTGTACTtaggcagggcaggaggagctctcCACTGCAGTTTTTGGATTTGTTGTTGGAGCAAAGGGATCCAGCCAAATGGctctcaaaaggaaaaataactcaaCTGAAGACTGGCACAGAGAGCAATgcagtttgatttctttctatCCAATTTAATGTCACACTGCTCTGGTGGAAGAGCAAATGGCCACAATGAAGGCCATTATGAGAAGGGGTGGGGATTATTGTCATCACACAGCCTGCTGTGAATGGGGAGTCTAACAGTAACACTGACctgaggagggaggaggaactGGAGAACAGTGATGCCAACCCCACTTTTCAAGAGCAACACGACTGCACATACTCCCTATCCAGGCAAAAGAGACAGGTCGATTACATGCATCACACAGAAACATTCACTAATAGCAAAAAAGGTTTTCAAGCACTGTTTCTTGAGGTTTTTCTGCATTATAAAGTTTTCCATCAACGGAATGTACATTTTGTAGGACATCTCAGGACTACTCTTTCCCAAATTTCCCCCCTTAACCCTCCCTCTCTCAAATattcttcctcattttccctGGTCAtatctttcccctttctcttaAATCTTTTGAGGCTTCTGGTTTCAGCTTCCCATGTCTGAGCAGCCTAAGCTGCCAAtgaatgccttctttttttttttcctccaacaaGGAAAGTCAAAGAGTAAGTCAAATCTTTAGAACAAAGCTCCAACTCTGTAGATTTTTCTCAAATATCCATTGATAAAGCCACCCTCCTTTACACCTTTCACccaaaagtatttatttacacGTAGGCAGAAAAAAGCCCTCTGAAAAGCTCTGGACTGTCcttttaacttaaaaaataataaaaaaataataagggAAAGGCACTATGGAAGAAATTACAGAATGTGCTCAACCGtacacatttaagaaaaaaacaaaaaggctgtCAGCACAGCAATAACAGACTTCAGTTCTAATTTGGAGtttctgaaagcagctctgtgactcaaataaaaaaaaaaaaagtcacacaactcttctcccttcctcGGCTTGGAAGCTGCTGAGCTTCAGAAGAAAGTGCCAAaggagaagagacagaaattagAGCAATACCTCATCTTCACCAGGCAAGAAGAGCTGAACGTTGAAGGCAAGAGcagagactgtttttttttttgtttttttttttttNtttttttttgttttgtttttgtttttttttttttttaaaggcaggaCTGTGGATTTGGTTCTCCTCTCACGTCCCTTCATGTCAAATGATCcatttacagagagaaaataccAGCAGagtttctccctttccctttaaCTGCATGGCTAGGATTTTAAATGGCATTAAAACTTCATGCCTGGACAGAGGAGGAGGGTGAAACAAGAAGTAAATGAAAGGGGGTAacccaggagcagctgaggaaatttgttattttcattttttctctttttttttttaatgataagtTTTGGTGTTTTAGTTGAACTCTTCTCCCcactccctcccacccccccaaAGTTCCACACTGTGAAGGAGGATCACCTCATGGTGAAAGGTGACTCAGGTTTTATCACCGTGTGATTTTAGGTCACTGGCTGCAGTTAGGCTCTGTATGTGTATTTattgtttctcttgtttctttaaataatctCTAATATTTATCTCTAGATGTTCCGGTTCACTGGGGTCACATAGTTGCGTGGAAACATGCCCGTCTGTCCGTGGCAGGCTCCCTTCCACCAGTTGGGGTCAGAATTGTCAAGGACTTGAATAAAGTCTCCACGGCGGAAACCcagctctccttcctcctggGGATCAAAATCAAACAGAGCCTGAACGTACGTTGgttgctgaaaacaaagaaaaaagatgtgtAGAATGAGAATCATCCTCAGCACTCAATACATCTGCTTCCTCAAGCAGGATGTTAACTTATACCAGATTTCAACAGTGAACATTTGGGCTGTTTCATTTCCCTGAAAGCCAGCCTTCATCATCTGTAGCAAGAtgattaaaaaggaaagtacGGTCTACAGAAGGTCTtagggcaagaaaaaaaacaacaaaaaaacaagtgttatggtttaacccagcaggtggctaagcaccacacagtcatttactcactcctccccttcccaatgggatgggggagagaatcaggaaaaaaaaaaaagacaaagtagaactcatggattgagataaaactatttagcaagacagagaaaaggaaaaagaataatagttAATGACTATATAtatgtgaatgtatataagaaGTGAcacacaagcaattgctcaccacctgccaaTCAATACCTCCTCTGCACGGGGGCTCccaagcagagaaagaaagagagatgaatTCCCATCCctttaaaaacttttcttccacatgatgtcacacagtatggaatatccctttggccagtttaagtcagctgtcctgattctgtccccTCTCATCTCCTTGGGTCCCCTGTGCCTCCTAGCTCCTTGTGCCTCCCCTCATGGGTAGGAGGGtaggagaaactgagaaaactgaagcaTTCGTGGCTCTGTACagtactgctcagcaacaactggaaacactggtgtgttatcaacattgtttttacctaaaacaaaaatgcagcgTCATACCAGATACTATGAAGTAAaacaactctgtcccagctgaaactaagacaataAGTTTCTGTGAAAGTGCCAAATAAAACCAGCAGATGTCTCAGATGTTctagtatttattttccagtgttgaCAACTTACTATAAAACTCCATGCTCTACTGAATTATGATTGTCTTCTTGCTTATTGGCCCTGATTACACCAAATGACAATATGAGTATTACTAACCTACCTAGCCACTGTAATACACAAAATTCCTCCTCAAAATTGAATGTTGGCATTCTATACATTTTCCTTAAACTGTTCCAGTATCAGAAAGTTTTGCTATAGAGTGTTTTGTCTGGTCAGAAAATGCTTCCATTCCTACAGAAAAGTTacaagttcatttaaaaatgcatttgcattcTTAAAACTAGGAGTCTGGAAAGGTATCTTCATGCTGTTTGCCATTTTCAGCCAgcttttttctcattctctgtTCATCACTGACCAAACAGTGCAGAGCCACATGTTAATTCAGACGAACTGTGGCAAAGGCTGACCACAGCACCCACAGAGCAGTACAAGTTTCCACATCTCTTCAAGCTAGAACTAGAACACTGCATACAGAGGCAGTTGTATCCAACCTAACATTTTGTTTGTCCTGGGAAATGGAACAAAACGAAGATAGATACAACCTGATACTCAGCAGTAGTTTTCCAGATCCTTTTTACATTTGCCAAGTTCAAAACATATGCTACTACCTGTAGCCACTTCTTCAGGCAAGACCACTACTAAAATTTCACTAGCTATCGAGGGGTACAGCTCTTGCTACAAACCAGTACAAAACTGTGCTTTCTTACTGTGTCCTAAACCAGGAGTAAACATATTCTTAACTCACAGTAATCGGATGATCTTACTTCAACAGTACCCATAAACATTAACACGGGCCAAGTGTTCAAGCAGCAACAATAACACTGCCAGAAATGGATACCGGGAGTTTTAGCAGATGGACTGTGCACAAACATCCAGATTATTTTCCAGTACAGTTCTGGCAGCAAGATCCAAAAATACACTTCCACaggcaaaaaaaagtcaatttttctCCATCCTTATTCATATACCCTAAGATACAATTCCAGTTCAAACCGTGGTTGCAACAGTTTAAGAAGTATGCTCTGAGGAAACAGCTCTCTTACCTGTGGCACCTGTTCAATATCCCGTAGAAATATTTGCTGGTTTCTGGAGACAGATGTGGATCTGTGATAATCTACCAGCTCATTCAAAGAATTGAACTTCACCACCCAGAGGAAATACTTGCCAGCCCCATCTCTAAGCACCTTGAAGTGCTGCACATCATTTCCAAACCTGGGAGGAAGGAGCACACaatacagaaaagaacattGTTAGTCACTGAGCACTCTTCCAGGATTGTGAGACTTTACAGCAAAAAGGTCATTCAGGACATAGTTGGTGACAATGACAATGCAGGTATCAATTAGTTGCTGTGAAGATGATATTTGAAAACCATTTGGCAATTGTACATTACAGAAATCGGTAATCAGAGACAGACTTCAAATACTGAATTGATTTTGAAAAAACTCTGCAAGCTTCATACGCACTCTTCTTAATAGTAGgacttcagtttaaaaccagcTTTTCAAACCACCCTGAAGCTGCAGAAGTTTGAGGCATTTTAGTCAAGGATTTCTCGTGTCACAACACTCATCCAAGGTTACATGCACAGTGACAACTGTTTTAGACTGTATCGCTACATTGCTAGCGTCAAATACATGTATGTTTTGATTCATGTATGCAGTCATCAGAGTTGCTGAAGACAATGCACTGAATGCGCAAAGGCCACGGACCACATGTGAGGTGAGAGGTCACATTAAAGTAGTTGCACCATAGCACCCACACTCCACATGCCCAAATACAAGATTTTGAAGTTGAACACTACACATGCTTTAGTTTAGCTTTTCAGACACAGAAAACGATTCAAGCCAGTTTAGGCTTGCACTACCCTTGCTATGGACCCGTACTTTGCATAATCTCAGTCCCTCCCTCACACAGTACCATTTAAACACACAAGTGTCAGTCCCACCATAGGGAAACTGCTAAGAAAAGAACTACCACAAGTAGGGCAGGACTGTCTCTTTTGGAAGCTAGCTTGAACTTATGACTTATGAAAAAGGATATCTTGCAAAACAGACAGATTtctccacttctgtttttctgacaaGGGATGGCATTCAACTGACGCTACTTTTTCAACAATTTTATTCTATGTAAAGTGCAACTCCGAAGAGGTCTACGAGGACTTTCCAGATGAACAGCACACTGCTACTTCTACTTCagtctaaaacaaaaacactgaaaacaggtGGGGAGTATATGCCCCACTTGGCATGAAGAGCTTCTACACTTCGGTTGAAAGCGTAGACATTGTCTTGGCTACAAATATAACATGAAACAATCAATGAGTACTGCCTCTGCTGTCTCCTCTTCAACCTGAGAGATTCTCATCATTTCAAATCCTGCAAATGACTTCTTAGGAGTGAGTGGAGGAAAGCTTTTCCCAATTAAtcctctagaaaaaaaaacaactgacaAACTACCACCAGGTGGCAACACTAAGCTAACAAGACAGGCAGAGCGACACAGTTAAAACCTTAGGTTTCGTGAAGGAATGCAATTTCTGCAGTGAAGCTTCCATTCACATCAAGCATTCCAGCTCAGATTATTGTACCCATCAGAAGTATAAACATCTCTCTAAACTGAGTGGCTTTAATTCAATTTGTTGGCATGACTCAGGGCTGCTGTACAGGATGACAAAACTTGGGTACAGCCCaaagaggagcagaaaatacagcaaacaaGGAACTGTGCGTGAATAATCTAAATATCTGATCGAGTAATTCTAAAGAAAATCCTGTTcatttctggaaggaaaggggaagattACAGAAAGttaagaaagacaaaaatcagcTGCTGAGGACagaattccttccttcctatcTTACCTTACATCCCATACTCCTGTAAGTTTCTAATAcctctatttttattatttatttttattttattgtgagATAGTTAGACATGGCTCACATCCTATCAGGAACTGCTGCTCATTAAGAGCCAGCACTTCTAGAAAGGTTATACAAGGATGAGAACTGTTCCTCCCTCCTTCATTGTTACTAGACTGAGATTCTTTGTGAATGTGGAATGCATTTGAGAGACAGGGAAAAGGACTCTTTTTATAGCTCCATGTCCCAGTGCTAGGTAACATGAATATCCCCAAAGCATGTGCCAAGCagtcatgaaaaatatttggaagtgTACTACCCAAAGACAGAGTAACAATTTGTGCTATGGAAGAGGGAACAAAGGAGGATGGAAGGGAACATGTACACACTGGGCACTTCATAGCTGTAAGGAGGAGGAATGGGATCCacaaacaaattaacaaataatCCTGAAAACACCTAAGTCAGACAGCAACACACCACCAGGTCAGCTATGTAGGGTCATTACAAAACAGAGCATATTTATACTTCCTCTTTAATAAGGACAAAAATACATATCATTGGAAGAACAGGTATGCTATCTGATTATTGCTGTTCCTCAGCACTGACCATCACTTATCCATGAGTTAAAATGAGTATCAAGTGTCCTGATTACCACACAATTGCTTCTGGGTACTACTTACTTGACCGAGAGAGAGAAGTCCCCAGGAGCACTCTCACTCTCCCTGATAAGGAAGGCACCATCGTGTCTCTGTTTGCCTAACATCTCTTCAGCCTTTGCTCGAGGAATCTTTCCAAAAAACCATCTGTGGAgtaagcaaggaaaagaaaataacaaagaaaattaagaagttGAAATGTCGCATGAAAGAGCCCAACAAAGGTATACACGCTGAGGTGAAATGATTCCTAGCAGAAATTACTAAACTGCACTTACCTCACTGCTAATTTACTACAGGCTACTGAACTATGCAGCTTTTCACATTCTGTCCCGGCAATGAAGCTACCATGACTTGATGAGCACACGCTCACAACAGCCCTATTTCATCTAATTTAGGGAAGCAGAAATGTGGTAAGAATGAAATCCTtcatttaaagtatttattttcagaaggaaaaaaaaaaaaagagtattcaAAACACAGCGTTATTATCAGTTTTGCGCCATACTCTACCTATACATGATGTTTAACATATGCAATGTCATAAAAAGCTAACATGCACAGCTGCTTCACAGTAAAGTACTACTTTGTGAGACTAAGACCACCCTGGGAGCTAGCTACAGTCTAGGACAAAGTTAAAATGTCTGTCAATGGTCTGCACTGGCATCTTAGTAACCAGGCCCCATAACCTAAGGACAAACATTAAATGTCTAGCTCAGGCAATAAACTCAACTCCTAACATTTCCTCTGTTACTAAGGGATAATGTCTCATGTCTATACCTAAACACACAAAATTTTAATTGCCTTAGCTAATTGTATGATGCCATCAATTCAGATATGACAAAGCCCATGCTTTTGTGGCTAGTCAGTGCTGAACTTCTCTATGATACAAAAGCATTTGCTTCACTATTATTACCCAAAAATAATCAATGGGGAGAAAGTACACACACTCCTTTATTACTTAGGCCTCCTAAGGAGAAGCCACTCATGCCTTAGTCAtcgcagatgacaccaagttggcaggaagtgtcaatctgcctggggataAGAAGGTCCTTCAGAatgatctggacaggctggataaTTGGGCTGAGGCAAATGCGATGAAGTTCAAGAAGATCATgtgccaagtcctgcactttggccacaacaaccccaggcaacgctatGGGCTCAGGGCAGAgtagctggaagactgtgcagaggaaacagacctggagATACTGGTTGACAtttggctgaatatgagccagcagggtgcccaggtggccaaggccaatggcatcctggcttctatcagaGGTTGCGCAGCCAGTAGGcgcagggaagtgattgtccctttgtactctgccctggtgaagttgcacctcaagtactgtgctcGGTTTTcagcccctcactacaagaaaggcattgaggccctggagcgtgttcagaggagtgcaacaaagctgtgaggggtgtggagcaccgggctgatggagctgggactgttcggtatggagaagagaaggatcagAGGTGACCTTAATGCCCTCTacaactacttgaagggaggttgtagtgaggtggggtCTCTTCTCTCACATTCCgtctgcctgacagaaagggaccttggtgtgctgatggactgtcagctgaatatgagccagcagtgtgcccaggcggccaagaaggccaatggcatcctggcttgtatcaggaatagtgtggtgagcaggactagggaagtaatcctgccccagtactcggcactggtgagaccCCACCTccagtactgtgttcagttttgggcacctcagtacaaaaaggacatggaggtgctggagcaggtccaaagaaggacaacaaggctggggaagggcttggagaatatgccctacgaagagcgactaaaggaactggggctgtttagtctggggaagaggaggctgaggggagacctcattgctctcttcaaatacctgaaaggtgattgcagtgagagcagggttggtctcttctcactggtgacaggtgacaggacaaggggaaatggcctcaagttgcgccaggggaggattaggttggatatcaggaaaaacttctttacagaaagggttgttaagtactggaacaggctccccagggaggtggttgagtcaccatccctgaatgtgtttaaaaactgtttggatgtggtgcttggggacatgacTTAGTGGTAGActgttagagcagtatggttaggctgcggttggacttgatgatcttgaaggtcctttccaacctgagcaattctatgatactatgataACTAAcaataggacaagaaggaatggcctcaagttgcgccaggagaaattcaggttggacattaggaaatacttcttctctgagagagtggtcaggtgctggaatgggctgctcagggatgTGGTAGAGCCAGTTCTATCATGTAGAAACCTTAAAAAAATTTGCACTGGGAGTTCAGTCACAGGTTTCTTCACAAACATCACAGCTGTAGAAACAAGATACAGAACAAGCAAGGAAAGTTCCCTCAAGGCCTCTGTCTCATTATAAGAAGACTGCTGAGTTGGGCTTGTAATTTAGTTCtagaaaagatgctgaaaatacttgttttaGTAGCgtattttcttgtcttctccTTCAGACAGGACAATCCAGCAGCTTTCACAAAAGCAGTCACATGAAATGGCTGCAGCATGGAAGCCAAATCAGAATTTGACAGCTGCATAGAAGTCAAATCCACAGGCTGACCATCTCTATGGCACTAAGAGTGAACCTACATCAGGCAGCTAAATCATCAGTACTCACTAACACCCTGTGGTCACAGGATTCTTATCCcaatttacatttgcatttccAGACTAATCCACGATTAAAGGCAAACAAAGGCTGAGCAGAAGGTCACAGAGTgtgggaaaagcagaacaatCTTCACAAccaaaaagcacagctttcaaTTCTGAGTAACGGATCACACAAGAGGGATGCACTTACCACAGCCTTTAACCAGACAGATGACTGAACTCAGAGGGTAGTACTTAATAACAACAGctccactcaaaaaaaaaaaaaaacctacacaaaACCAGTGTAGGTTTTGGTACAGCAAGAAGATGGGCTCTGTTTCAGAGACAGTTTTGAAGCTTCTTTCTTCAGAGAGGTTGAAGCTGCCATGAAACCAGCTTCCCTCCCCAAAGTAACAACAATCTCTAAAGCTAGAAAAGGACTCCAGTACTTGATTATTAGACTCAGCTTCTTGGTACCTGAGATTgtggcacagccagcagaggaACATTACCTGTCTctcactgcactgtgctgcctcCAAAATCACCCAAGAGAAATCATTATGTGAAGGTCTTTCAGAATTCTAACGCAGTATTTTGCTTCCCAGGATGGTGGTACAGTTGTCAAAGACAAGAAAGCCCTGAATTTTGCCTCTGCCAAGTGTTACATAAAACAAACTTTATCTTACGATTTTAGATATCCTGCCACAATTTGTTTACCAAGTGTTTCAATTCTGTTCTCAAATAATTATCAATTACTCGCATACTACTTGTAAATGAAAGCctcagattaaaaacaaaacaaaacctcgCTCTTCtctgtaaaatagaaataaaatctgaaaaaaaaagaacttctaTTAATCTTCTTCTTGAAGCCTCAGAAGTGCACGCTAGTTTTTCCCCTCAATTTTGCCAAATCATTATCAAGTAGAAGTGTACAATTTGACTAATGAAAGTAACATATACAACATAACAATATAAACATTTCCGCCAACTGGTTCCAACACATTTTAGCTTAAGTAGGAAGATTAAGAGATCTTCCACAACCCATACAACTACTGCAGTTTTACGACTTTATTGTAACTTCAGTCACTCACAGAGTAACAGAGGGctgattttaaatatagaaaagatgaagagaaagaaaactccaCAGGtcaaagaaagtaattttgaaGAACTACTACCCACTTACAAACACGGATGTAAAGCACCAGAATTGTTCTGCACATGTCGATCTTTGCAACAgaatgattgaaaaaaaaaaaaaaaaagaacacagcacATCCAAGAGAATTAGACCAAGGAAACTGACATTCCCAGAGCTTCCCTATTAAATGGCCAAACTTGGTAACACTTTCTAACACTCATCTCCAGCTAGCTTTGTAATGTAGGTGAAACTCATCCAGTCAGCACTGCAAAACCAAATGCAGCTATTACTTCTGATGCTGCACTGCAAGAGGGAGATGTGTCAACTGGTACAATGGAAAGTACACATCACACTCAGACTCCTTTCAATCAGCAGCTCAACAATTCTTTTGGCTTCACTTAACGCAATCATTTTAGCTTGGctcatttcttccacataaGCTATAATTTTTACGAAGTAAGACTTCAGCAATATCTTTAGAAGCAGTTGATTAAGAATACAGACATTTGGACACACCACATGTCTGATCCAGGccatttcagaaacagcaagTTCTTGCCCTGCCCCCTATTAAACAAAAAGGTAGTCCTATCCTCTGAATGGCACAGCTGTGCCTTTACAGGAAACCTCCCTGCCCAGAgtttcctgcagctcttctctgagTATCATGCCTATACCTACTTATACATTCACTTTGTTAACTGATACGCAATTTGGATTAACGCTCTGGAACCCAGGTGACCCAGATGGTGACTATGATGTGCCGCACTTCCCTTTCAGTCTCACCTGCTAggagttaaaaagaaaactggaagattTACAAAATACAAGCAAGAAAGAACACAGTTTAAGACTAGAAATGGAGCTGGAGGATTTAAGTCTCAGATCCTTGGACAGGCCTAACatttaaaggcattttcagttgttttctttctaaattctCTTGAGAAGTACTCACACCTCCTTCCCACAACACTGATACCAGtataagaaaaggaacattCTCTTTCTTACACTCAGTCGGCTGGCTGAAGTTTGCTTCTGTATACCCTGCTGGACTACTTAGAGAGCTCTGCACTACTGCTCAGTAAACATAATACTATGCAAACTTTTGCATAATTTCCCCGGGTTGTTAAAGCACTAATGAAGACTTCCAGCATTGCTGACACATGGAACTAACACCATCCAGATGCCATCAGCAGTTTAAATGTCTTCAAAAGAGGTCAAATTATCTGTGCTTAAAACCCACCAAACTCACAGGCTCTATCACCAAAGCTCTACTTACGGATGTGGTTTCATTTCTATGTAGTTCTTGGGAATGAAGCCATCCTTTCCATTGAGTTCTGCCTTGTACCAATTCTGATCGCATTCTTCATTCAAAacctgaaggaaacaaaaaataagcttACCACATTTCAAGTTGCAGCAAAACGGACAAAGATACTAGCTTACTCTTTCCACCTGTGTGTCAAAGATTGCTCATGTAAGATGAATCCCTTAAAAAACATGCTATCAGCCATCCTGCTCCACTGCATTTTATGAGCCTTCAGAACAACAAGGTGGATCAGTAATTTAAAATAGCCCAAACTCCATGCTTTAGTACAcgaataaatatttcaaatcatACTTTCTCTAGaaattttgttgctttatttttcattacatttctgcCAAGTGGTACAGTGCAACAGACAAGGCAGGCACACTTAACTAAAAATAGCCTCTTGAACAAAGGAGTATTAGgttctacaaagaaaaacacgCTATTGTTGAAATTACCTCTCCccaaaaagattttatttggGTTTGGAAACAAACACACAGATCCTGCTCACCTCCCCCCACCCTTTCAAAATTAAACAGCACAGCAATACTTCTTCTCCCAGCATTTTCATTCCTCCTCAGTTCTTTGAtgtcatctttttcctttccaacaTGAAAACCAGatctgagtttaaaaaaatacttgcagCCTGAAGTCAAAAAAGCATCACATGATTAGCATTGCCTGAACATGGGGAGATGgggaaatgtaaaaagaaagtcAACATGAACGCAGCTCCAGAGATCACAGAGTACACGCACAGATACAGTGAAGATATGCACCAAAAACACCTTCATaagccattttttctttttttatttttctctgtttcctttcttggaAGAataacacaaggaaaaaaggaaaagtagacAAAAATCTCCCTTAAAATGCTTATAGCTGATGCAAgtgtttcaga includes:
- the GRB2 gene encoding growth factor receptor-bound protein 2; translated protein: MEAIAKYDFKATADDELSFKRGDILKVLNEECDQNWYKAELNGKDGFIPKNYIEMKPHPWFFGKIPRAKAEEMLGKQRHDGAFLIRESESAPGDFSLSVKFGNDVQHFKVLRDGAGKYFLWVVKFNSLNELVDYHRSTSVSRNQQIFLRDIEQVPQQPTYVQALFDFDPQEEGELGFRRGDFIQVLDNSDPNWWKGACHGQTGMFPRNYVTPVNRNI